A section of the Campylobacter concisus ATCC 51562 genome encodes:
- the abc-f gene encoding ribosomal protection-like ABC-F family protein encodes MALIDLIDVSKKFGANEILNAVNFSINENEKIAIIGKNGSGKSTLMKIISGEIAVDSGRRIVQNLISVEMLAQNPNFNATFSVRDALNNELKEIFDAISEYEKSGVLLANEPENKEILKEQERLLKFIEAKDGWNIEHKIERILQEFKLKEYENRPICSLSGGEIRRVALGALILKKPDVLLLDEPTNHLDVYMVKFLEDMLKSSNQSIVFISHDRYFIDALATRCVEVEDAGLKNFEGGYANYLTKKEEILASLAKSHETLLKQLKAEEEWLRRGVKARLKRNEGRKERVLAMREEAKKNPGVIRRVRLELERASKNFNQTQSQNRKKMLFEFKNLSKSIDGKVLFEKFDARVLQGERIAIVGRNGSGKSTLLKILLGLEKPSSGEIKRGEVSIGYFDQARNVLDDDKSLIETFCPNGGDHVLVRGRNMHVYGYLKNFLFPKEFLDKKIGVLSGGEKNRVALAMLFTKTYDVLVLDEPTNDLDIATINILEDYLQSFEGAILLVSHDRYFVDKMANKLWAFEGTKINVLHEEYSVYLELEDEMKELDKFEKELSNSQNEAKQKSKTGAKLSYKQTQILNTYPDKISALEVRVAELNEGLSDPKIYQEVGLTKLYEELESAKAELESLENEYFEVLEIAEELE; translated from the coding sequence ATGGCATTAATCGACCTGATAGACGTAAGTAAAAAATTTGGCGCAAATGAGATTTTAAACGCTGTAAATTTTAGTATAAATGAAAATGAAAAGATAGCGATCATCGGTAAAAATGGCAGCGGTAAAAGCACGCTAATGAAGATCATCTCCGGCGAGATAGCAGTAGATAGTGGCAGACGCATAGTGCAAAACTTAATAAGCGTCGAGATGCTAGCGCAAAATCCAAATTTTAACGCCACATTTAGCGTAAGAGATGCGCTAAATAACGAGCTAAAAGAGATATTTGACGCGATAAGCGAGTATGAAAAAAGTGGCGTCTTACTAGCAAATGAGCCTGAAAACAAAGAAATTTTAAAAGAGCAAGAGAGACTTTTGAAATTTATAGAGGCAAAAGACGGCTGGAATATCGAGCACAAGATCGAGAGAATTTTGCAAGAATTTAAGCTAAAAGAGTATGAAAACAGGCCTATTTGCTCGCTAAGTGGTGGCGAGATCCGCCGTGTGGCACTGGGTGCGCTCATCCTTAAAAAGCCAGATGTGCTGCTGCTTGATGAGCCGACAAACCACCTTGATGTTTACATGGTCAAATTTCTTGAGGATATGCTAAAGAGCTCAAATCAAAGCATAGTTTTTATAAGCCACGATAGGTATTTTATCGATGCACTGGCAACTAGGTGCGTTGAGGTTGAGGATGCGGGCTTAAAAAATTTCGAGGGCGGATATGCAAACTATCTAACCAAAAAAGAGGAAATTTTAGCAAGTCTTGCAAAGTCGCATGAGACGCTGCTAAAACAGCTAAAGGCTGAAGAGGAGTGGTTAAGACGCGGCGTGAAAGCTAGGCTAAAGCGAAACGAGGGTAGAAAAGAGCGGGTACTTGCTATGCGCGAGGAGGCTAAGAAAAACCCAGGCGTGATAAGGCGTGTGAGGCTTGAGCTGGAGCGTGCGAGTAAAAATTTCAACCAAACGCAGAGTCAAAACCGCAAAAAAATGCTCTTTGAGTTTAAAAATTTAAGCAAAAGCATAGATGGTAAGGTGCTTTTTGAAAAATTTGACGCAAGAGTTTTGCAAGGCGAGAGGATCGCCATAGTCGGGCGAAATGGTAGCGGCAAAAGCACGCTACTTAAAATTTTGCTAGGACTTGAAAAACCAAGTAGCGGCGAGATAAAAAGAGGAGAGGTGAGCATCGGCTACTTTGATCAAGCTAGAAATGTCCTTGATGATGACAAGAGCCTTATAGAGACATTTTGCCCAAACGGCGGTGATCACGTGCTGGTTCGTGGGCGAAATATGCACGTCTATGGCTATCTTAAAAATTTTCTCTTTCCAAAGGAATTTCTGGATAAAAAGATAGGCGTTTTAAGTGGCGGCGAGAAAAACCGCGTGGCACTTGCGATGCTTTTTACCAAAACTTACGACGTGCTGGTGCTTGACGAGCCGACAAACGACCTTGATATCGCAACTATTAATATCTTAGAAGACTATCTGCAAAGCTTTGAGGGGGCTATCTTGCTCGTTAGCCACGATAGATATTTTGTCGATAAGATGGCAAATAAGCTTTGGGCGTTTGAGGGCACAAAGATAAATGTCTTGCATGAAGAGTATAGCGTCTATTTGGAGCTTGAAGATGAGATGAAAGAGCTTGATAAATTTGAAAAAGAGCTCTCAAATAGCCAAAATGAAGCCAAACAAAAGAGCAAAACCGGCGCAAAGCTAAGCTACAAACAAACGCAAATTTTAAACACATATCCAGATAAAATTTCAGCCCTTGAAGTAAGGGTAGCTGAGCTAAACGAGGGGCTTAGTGATCCAAAAATTTATCAAGAAGTGGGGCTAACCAAGCTTTATGAAGAGCTAGAAAGTGCAAAAGCTGAGCTTGAAAGCCTAGAAAATGAGTATTTTGAAGTGCTTGAGATCGCCGAGGAGCTAGAGTAG
- a CDS encoding MATE family efflux transporter, with protein sequence MNLSMRKLVVPIFLDMFLHFITLIINTYMVTKVSVHLVGAMGAGNQVMDLFMTIFNFLSIGCSVVVAQALGAKKNNLASNVIHASITSNTLFGIFSAIVIYVFGYNILNLLNVPKELINDSFSYLHILGFALLFDGIGMVLAAVLRVYNLATAVMLTSVLMNVITILGNAISLFGWFNLPNLGLQGVALSTLVGRLVGIFVLAYMLSQKAKVKIYFKKLLVVPFEILKKILSIGLPSAGENLLWMAQYMVAFGFVASMGEASLSVQTIYFQITLLILLCGASISVANEVIVGHLVGASEFNEAYTRTFRALRLGVFITLVVVLIAYALKHQIMDALNLNENLRAIMLPLFTLSIFLEAGRTFNIVIVNALRASGDAKFPLATGLIFMWGLSLPLGYFLGIYLGWGIIGVWIGFCADEWLRGLANTWRWRSKKWQEKRLV encoded by the coding sequence ATGAACTTATCTATGAGAAAACTCGTAGTTCCGATATTTTTGGATATGTTTTTACACTTCATTACGCTCATCATCAACACCTACATGGTGACAAAAGTGAGCGTGCATCTAGTTGGTGCCATGGGTGCGGGCAATCAAGTGATGGATCTTTTTATGACCATTTTTAACTTTCTAAGCATTGGCTGTTCAGTCGTCGTCGCCCAAGCACTGGGAGCTAAAAAGAACAATCTTGCTTCAAACGTCATACACGCAAGCATCACGTCAAATACGCTCTTTGGTATCTTCTCGGCTATCGTCATCTACGTCTTTGGCTACAACATCTTAAATTTACTAAACGTGCCAAAAGAGCTTATAAATGATAGCTTCTCATATCTTCACATCCTTGGTTTTGCCTTACTTTTTGATGGTATCGGCATGGTGCTAGCAGCGGTACTTCGTGTTTATAACCTAGCAACTGCTGTTATGCTAACTTCGGTTTTAATGAACGTAATTACGATTTTAGGCAATGCTATCTCTCTTTTTGGCTGGTTTAATCTGCCAAATTTAGGCCTACAAGGAGTCGCTCTCTCGACACTTGTTGGCAGACTAGTAGGCATTTTTGTGCTAGCTTATATGCTAAGTCAAAAGGCAAAAGTTAAAATTTACTTTAAAAAGCTACTTGTCGTGCCATTTGAAATTTTAAAGAAAATCCTCTCAATCGGCCTTCCAAGCGCAGGCGAAAATTTACTCTGGATGGCGCAATACATGGTCGCTTTTGGCTTTGTGGCAAGCATGGGCGAGGCTAGCCTTAGCGTGCAGACCATTTACTTTCAGATCACGCTTCTTATCTTGCTTTGTGGAGCGAGCATTAGCGTGGCAAACGAGGTCATTGTAGGACATTTAGTTGGAGCAAGCGAGTTTAACGAGGCCTATACAAGGACATTTAGGGCACTAAGACTTGGAGTTTTTATAACGCTTGTAGTCGTGCTTATAGCTTATGCGCTAAAGCATCAAATCATGGACGCACTAAATTTAAATGAAAATTTACGTGCGATCATGCTACCACTTTTTACACTTTCGATATTTCTTGAAGCGGGCAGAACCTTTAACATAGTCATCGTAAACGCCCTTCGTGCAAGCGGTGATGCAAAATTTCCTCTTGCGACTGGCCTTATCTTCATGTGGGGGCTTTCACTGCCACTTGGATATTTTTTAGGTATCTATCTTGGCTGGGGAATTATCGGCGTTTGGATAGGATTTTGTGCTGATGAATGGCTAAGAGGCCTTGCAAATACGTGGCGTTGGAGAAGCAAAAAATGGCAAGAAAAACGCCTAGTTTAA
- a CDS encoding M48 family metallopeptidase, producing the protein MARKTPSLKQKSINLDFYGLSVLINFKTNVKSMRLRVGKDAKITLSMPFYSTQKMALSFLEMHRIWLENTYKKALLNLPKDDEIKFLGQAYKIKFDENFKEPFFDGEIVFTPNLKSLERFKKTRAKELFLELVSHFQPFINKPIKRIVIRNSKTRWGSCNHKKGYINLSLRLIEKPLSAVRYVVLHELTHLLYPHHQKSFYDFIEKIMPDYRKQEQILKA; encoded by the coding sequence ATGGCAAGAAAAACGCCTAGTTTAAAGCAAAAGAGCATAAATTTAGACTTTTATGGGCTAAGCGTTTTAATAAATTTTAAAACAAATGTAAAATCCATGCGTCTAAGAGTTGGCAAGGACGCTAAGATCACGCTATCTATGCCATTTTACAGCACACAAAAGATGGCTCTTAGCTTTCTTGAGATGCACAGAATTTGGCTTGAAAATACTTACAAAAAAGCTCTTTTGAATTTACCAAAAGATGATGAGATAAAATTTCTTGGGCAAGCTTATAAGATAAAATTTGATGAAAACTTTAAAGAGCCATTTTTTGATGGCGAGATTGTCTTTACGCCAAATTTAAAAAGCCTTGAGCGTTTTAAAAAAACAAGAGCAAAAGAGCTATTTTTAGAGCTTGTGAGCCATTTTCAGCCTTTTATAAACAAACCAATCAAGCGCATCGTCATACGAAATAGCAAAACTCGCTGGGGCAGCTGCAATCACAAAAAAGGCTATATAAACCTAAGCCTAAGACTCATAGAAAAGCCACTCTCAGCCGTGCGCTACGTCGTTCTTCACGAGCTAACACACCTACTCTATCCGCATCATCAAAAAAGCTTTTACGATTTTATAGAAAAAATCATGCCTGATTATAGAAAGCAAGAGCAAATTTTAAAAGCGTAA
- a CDS encoding tetratricopeptide repeat protein, with protein sequence MKKMILVSLLAACAFAGDFEDGLKAYAGSNFKEALAKFEAGCLANDVKSCVKVGAIYQLGKTALPNPSKALEYYNKACEAGEVEGCSAAGGLYLNTEPQKARELFNKACDKNDGYSCEMVGSILIEAKEFKKAYEFLVKGCELGDKMSCEFAGDLRRSKQL encoded by the coding sequence ATGAAAAAAATGATTCTTGTTTCGCTTTTAGCTGCTTGTGCTTTCGCAGGCGATTTTGAAGATGGCTTAAAAGCGTATGCTGGTTCAAATTTTAAAGAAGCTTTGGCTAAATTTGAAGCAGGATGTTTGGCAAATGACGTAAAATCTTGCGTAAAAGTTGGAGCGATTTACCAACTAGGAAAAACAGCTCTACCTAATCCAAGCAAGGCCTTAGAGTACTATAATAAAGCTTGCGAAGCTGGTGAGGTTGAAGGTTGCTCGGCAGCTGGTGGACTTTATCTAAACACTGAGCCGCAAAAAGCAAGAGAACTTTTTAACAAAGCTTGTGATAAGAATGATGGATATTCTTGTGAGATGGTAGGTTCTATCTTGATAGAAGCTAAAGAATTTAAAAAAGCTTATGAATTTTTAGTAAAAGGCTGCGAATTAGGTGATAAGATGTCTTGCGAATTTGCAGGCGATCTAAGACGCTCAAAACAACTATAA
- a CDS encoding TRAP transporter permease, with the protein MNEVKDNEEQFVEVKTREINSNFYNYFIAIVCFSWSVFQLYIAYFPLNTNISRSIHLAFAVGLVFLLYPVTFHKKAHSSLPFYDLVFCVVGVVAVLYPAVYFYELADRTGDYITQDIVISFLAIIVLLEAGRRVMGPALPIICILFLIYDHFGPYMPDIIAHQGASFEKIAGHMFLTTEGIFGVPIGVSVSFIYLFVLFGSLLERAGAGQYFINLAFSLLGKYRGGPAKASVIASGLTGMVSGSSTANVVTVGTFTIPLMKKAGLSRTKAGAIEVAAGVNGQLMPPIMGAAAFIIAEFLGMTYTNVMMAAVIPAFACYLSLFFIVHLESVKLGLKGINQSEFHSRFKIFVSGLHYITPILILLYTLLIAKESAIAAAFNAIGFLFLIMIFQEPVKKLASGEKVGINDVLIGFEDIFWAMVAAAKSMTTIAIATALAGIIVGSISLTGLGQVLSDLVELLAGDNIVMILLLTAMMSLILGMGLPTTANYIVVSSLVAPVILFLAHKNGFLIPAIAVHLFVFYFGILADDTPPVGIAAYAAAGIAKANPITVGVQGFFYDLRTAILPFAFFFNNKLMLIESVNEGDPLDSKGIVWMSNPLEILLVFGMAIVGMFAFSSLLQGFYVTKLRIWERILLIPVVPLALVPNICAKFNLIPNEYTAYIVAAVLYGFVFMTQWGIKDKPLDQIKII; encoded by the coding sequence ATGAACGAAGTCAAAGACAACGAAGAACAATTTGTCGAAGTAAAAACAAGGGAGATAAATAGCAATTTTTACAACTATTTCATTGCGATCGTATGCTTTTCTTGGTCAGTTTTTCAGCTTTATATAGCTTATTTTCCGCTAAATACAAACATTTCGCGCTCGATACACTTAGCCTTTGCGGTTGGTCTTGTATTTTTGCTTTATCCAGTCACTTTTCATAAAAAAGCACATTCTAGTTTGCCATTTTACGATCTGGTCTTTTGTGTGGTAGGCGTTGTTGCTGTGCTTTATCCGGCGGTTTATTTTTATGAACTAGCTGATAGGACAGGGGACTACATCACGCAAGATATCGTCATATCGTTTTTAGCGATCATTGTCTTGCTTGAGGCTGGCAGGCGCGTAATGGGGCCAGCACTTCCAATTATTTGTATATTATTTTTGATATATGATCACTTTGGCCCTTATATGCCAGACATCATTGCTCATCAAGGTGCCAGCTTTGAAAAGATCGCAGGTCATATGTTTTTAACGACAGAGGGTATCTTTGGTGTGCCTATCGGAGTTAGCGTTAGTTTTATCTATCTTTTTGTACTTTTTGGCTCATTACTTGAGAGGGCAGGTGCTGGGCAATATTTCATAAATTTAGCTTTCTCTCTTCTTGGAAAATATAGAGGTGGCCCAGCTAAGGCCTCAGTCATCGCAAGTGGTCTAACTGGCATGGTTTCAGGAAGCTCCACTGCAAATGTTGTAACCGTTGGCACATTTACCATACCACTTATGAAGAAAGCTGGTCTTTCACGCACAAAAGCTGGAGCCATCGAGGTTGCAGCTGGCGTAAATGGACAGCTTATGCCTCCAATCATGGGCGCAGCTGCTTTTATTATCGCTGAGTTTTTAGGCATGACATATACAAATGTCATGATGGCAGCGGTAATTCCGGCTTTTGCTTGCTATTTGTCACTATTTTTTATCGTTCATTTAGAGAGCGTGAAGCTTGGCTTAAAAGGTATAAATCAAAGCGAGTTTCACTCAAGATTTAAAATTTTTGTAAGCGGACTTCACTATATAACTCCGATTTTGATTTTGCTTTATACGCTATTAATCGCAAAAGAGTCAGCCATCGCTGCAGCATTTAATGCGATTGGATTTTTATTTTTAATAATGATCTTTCAAGAGCCAGTTAAAAAACTAGCAAGTGGCGAAAAAGTTGGAATAAATGATGTGTTAATAGGCTTTGAAGATATATTTTGGGCGATGGTTGCAGCCGCAAAAAGTATGACAACGATCGCTATAGCAACCGCACTTGCAGGTATTATCGTGGGTTCTATCTCTCTAACTGGTCTTGGTCAAGTACTTTCAGATCTAGTTGAGTTACTTGCTGGTGATAATATAGTTATGATATTGCTTCTTACTGCAATGATGTCACTTATACTAGGAATGGGCCTTCCAACGACGGCAAACTACATCGTAGTTTCAAGTCTTGTAGCACCTGTTATTTTATTTTTAGCGCACAAAAATGGCTTTTTGATCCCAGCCATTGCTGTGCATCTTTTTGTATTTTACTTTGGAATTTTAGCTGATGATACGCCACCAGTTGGTATCGCAGCTTATGCAGCAGCTGGTATTGCTAAAGCAAATCCTATAACCGTTGGCGTTCAAGGATTCTTTTATGATCTAAGAACGGCGATCTTGCCATTTGCCTTTTTCTTTAACAACAAACTTATGCTAATAGAAAGCGTAAATGAGGGAGATCCGCTTGACTCTAAAGGGATCGTTTGGATGAGCAATCCGCTTGAAATTTTACTTGTCTTTGGTATGGCGATCGTAGGAATGTTTGCTTTTTCAAGCTTACTTCAAGGCTTCTATGTCACAAAGCTTAGAATTTGGGAGCGTATTCTTTTGATCCCTGTTGTGCCACTAGCTCTTGTACCAAATATATGTGCGAAATTTAATCTTATACCAAACGAATACACTGCTTATATCGTAGCTGCTGTACTTTATGGATTTGTTTTTATGACTCAATGGGGCATTAAAGATAAACCACTTGATCAAATAAAAATAATCTAA